A genomic stretch from Hymenobacter psoromatis includes:
- a CDS encoding acriflavin resistance protein → MNISELSLKRPVLATVLNLLLILFGGVGFSFLALRDYPAIDPPIISVNTAYTGANADVIENQITEPLEKQINGIPGIKSITSSSSLGSSNITVEFNLGVDLEAAASDVRDKVGQGVRSLPQDIDAPPVVSKSDANSDFILILAVQSHTKSLLELSDFAENNLQQRFQTINGVSAINIFGQQRYAMRLWLDPAKMDAFQVSFTNVQQALNAENVEVPVGKIYGGNTELTIRTMARFTTEEQFRNLILREDSKGIVRLGDVARVVLGPENYEQSWKLNGAYAVGLAIIPQPGTNYVQIADEFNKRLAEVLKENKSDIEMRVIVDNTKIVRNSIDEVMETLAISFGLVVLVIFFFFRNWLTALRPLIDIPISLIATFFVMYLAGFTINILTLLGIVLATGLVVDDGIVVTENIFRKLEEGMNIKDAAREGSKEIFFAVIATSLTLAVVFLPVIFLEGFTGRLFREFGVVVAGAVLISAFVSLTITPVLNVVLHRESGKEGGSGHGRFYDKTEPFFQGMESWYGRIVGKFLRVRALAWVVVAACAGIIFFVGRGIPTELAPLEDRSSVRLVLTGPEGTSFSAMEKISDQVAAFVRDSVPENDFVFSRTPAGSSTNTSQVRTGLVPPDQRKRTQDQIAKYLTKATKRFNDARIFVVQEQTIAVGSGSKSSVPVQFVLQTTDLASIREALPRFLAAARQDPTFQNVDANLKFNKPEVQLTFDRLKIRDLGLTTQDVAAAVQGAFGGRRMAYFLRDGRQYQVIGQVDRDARSAPNDITRLYVTNNRGESIPLSAVVHQVENSNPATLYHFNRFKAATISAQLAEGKTVGDGVKAMQAIADKVLDPTVFQTALTGSSRDFAESAGNTTFAFLLALVLIYLLLAAQFESFRDPLIILITVPLALAGALLSLWAMGQTLNIFSQIGMIMLIGLVTKNGILIVEFANHQRDAGLPLREAVRLAAQQRLRPILMTSLATALGALPIALSLGAASTSRKPLGIVIVGGILFSLVLTLLVIPAIYTFIAKEKKPEALEEVPVSEPVEVTA, encoded by the coding sequence ATGAACATCTCCGAGCTATCCCTAAAACGGCCCGTGCTGGCGACGGTGCTCAACCTGCTGCTGATACTTTTCGGGGGGGTAGGGTTTTCGTTTCTGGCCCTGCGCGACTACCCGGCCATCGACCCGCCGATTATCAGCGTCAATACCGCCTACACGGGGGCCAACGCCGACGTGATTGAAAACCAGATAACGGAGCCGCTGGAAAAGCAGATTAACGGCATTCCGGGCATTAAGTCCATTACCAGCAGCTCGTCGCTGGGCAGCAGCAACATCACGGTTGAGTTTAACCTGGGCGTTGATTTGGAGGCCGCCGCCTCCGACGTGCGCGACAAGGTGGGCCAGGGCGTGCGCTCGCTGCCGCAGGATATTGACGCGCCGCCAGTAGTGTCGAAGTCGGACGCCAACTCCGACTTTATCCTCATTCTGGCCGTGCAGAGCCACACCAAAAGCCTGCTGGAGCTGAGTGATTTTGCCGAAAACAACTTGCAGCAGCGCTTCCAGACCATCAACGGGGTGTCGGCCATCAACATCTTTGGGCAGCAGCGCTACGCCATGCGCCTGTGGCTGGACCCGGCCAAGATGGACGCCTTCCAGGTGTCGTTCACCAATGTGCAGCAGGCCCTGAACGCCGAGAACGTGGAGGTGCCGGTGGGTAAAATCTACGGCGGCAACACCGAGTTGACTATCCGCACGATGGCCCGCTTCACCACCGAGGAGCAATTCCGCAACCTCATTCTGCGAGAAGATTCCAAGGGCATCGTGCGCCTCGGCGACGTGGCGCGGGTGGTGCTGGGCCCCGAAAACTATGAGCAGAGCTGGAAGCTAAACGGCGCCTACGCCGTGGGCCTGGCCATTATCCCGCAGCCGGGTACCAACTACGTGCAGATTGCCGACGAATTCAACAAGCGCCTGGCCGAGGTGCTGAAGGAGAATAAGTCTGACATTGAGATGCGGGTAATTGTGGACAACACCAAGATTGTGCGCAACTCGATTGACGAAGTGATGGAAACCCTGGCCATTTCCTTCGGGCTGGTGGTGCTGGTTATCTTCTTCTTCTTCCGCAACTGGCTCACGGCCCTGCGCCCGCTCATCGACATTCCGATTTCGCTGATTGCCACGTTTTTCGTGATGTATCTGGCGGGCTTCACCATCAATATTCTGACGCTGCTGGGCATTGTGCTGGCCACCGGCCTGGTAGTGGACGACGGTATTGTGGTGACGGAGAACATTTTCCGTAAGCTCGAAGAGGGCATGAACATCAAGGACGCGGCGCGCGAGGGTAGCAAGGAGATTTTCTTCGCCGTTATCGCCACCTCGCTCACGCTGGCGGTGGTGTTCCTGCCCGTCATTTTTCTGGAAGGCTTCACGGGGCGCTTGTTCCGCGAGTTTGGGGTGGTGGTGGCGGGTGCGGTGCTGATTTCGGCCTTCGTGTCGCTCACCATCACGCCGGTGCTCAACGTGGTGCTGCACCGCGAAAGCGGCAAGGAGGGCGGCAGCGGCCACGGCCGGTTTTATGACAAGACCGAGCCGTTTTTCCAGGGCATGGAAAGCTGGTACGGGCGCATCGTGGGCAAGTTTCTGCGGGTGCGGGCGCTGGCCTGGGTGGTGGTGGCGGCCTGCGCGGGCATCATTTTCTTCGTTGGCCGGGGCATTCCAACCGAGCTGGCCCCGCTGGAAGACCGCAGCAGCGTGCGCCTGGTGCTGACCGGGCCGGAGGGCACGAGCTTTAGCGCAATGGAGAAAATCAGCGACCAGGTGGCCGCCTTTGTGCGCGACTCAGTGCCCGAGAACGACTTTGTTTTTTCGCGCACGCCCGCCGGCAGCAGCACCAACACCTCGCAGGTGCGCACCGGCCTGGTGCCGCCCGACCAGCGCAAGCGCACCCAGGACCAGATAGCTAAGTACCTGACCAAGGCCACCAAGCGCTTCAACGACGCCCGCATTTTTGTGGTGCAGGAGCAGACCATTGCCGTGGGCTCGGGCTCGAAGAGCAGCGTGCCGGTGCAGTTCGTGCTGCAAACCACTGATTTGGCCAGTATCCGCGAAGCCCTACCCCGGTTCCTGGCCGCCGCCCGGCAAGACCCGACCTTCCAGAACGTGGATGCCAACCTCAAATTCAACAAGCCCGAGGTGCAGCTGACGTTTGACCGTCTCAAAATCAGGGATTTGGGCCTGACCACGCAAGACGTGGCCGCCGCCGTGCAGGGCGCGTTTGGGGGTAGGCGCATGGCGTATTTCCTGCGCGATGGCCGGCAGTACCAGGTCATTGGCCAGGTGGACCGCGACGCCCGCAGCGCGCCCAACGACATCACCCGCCTCTACGTGACCAACAACCGGGGCGAGAGCATTCCGCTGTCGGCAGTAGTGCATCAGGTCGAAAACTCGAACCCGGCCACGCTTTATCACTTCAACCGTTTCAAGGCGGCCACCATCTCGGCGCAGCTGGCCGAAGGCAAAACCGTGGGCGACGGCGTGAAGGCTATGCAGGCCATTGCCGATAAAGTGCTGGACCCCACCGTTTTTCAAACGGCCCTCACCGGCTCCTCGCGCGACTTTGCCGAGAGCGCGGGCAACACCACGTTTGCGTTTTTGTTGGCTTTGGTGCTGATTTATTTGCTGCTGGCGGCGCAGTTTGAGAGCTTCCGCGACCCGCTCATCATTCTTATCACGGTGCCGCTGGCGCTGGCCGGCGCGCTGCTCAGCCTGTGGGCAATGGGCCAGACGCTCAATATTTTCTCGCAAATCGGGATGATTATGCTGATTGGCCTCGTGACAAAAAATGGCATTCTCATCGTGGAGTTTGCCAACCACCAGCGCGATGCCGGCCTGCCCCTGCGCGAGGCCGTGCGCCTGGCCGCTCAGCAGCGCCTGCGTCCCATCCTGATGACCTCGCTGGCCACCGCGCTCGGCGCCCTACCCATTGCCCTGAGCCTGGGCGCGGCCAGCACCAGCCGCAAGCCGCTGGGCATCGTTATCGTGGGCGGCATTCTGTTCTCGCTGGTGCTCACGCTGTTGGTCATCCCGGCTATTTATACCTTTATCGCTAAAGAGAAAAAACCGGAGGCTTTGGAGGAAGTGCCGGTTTCGGAGCCGGTTGAAGTTACCGCCTAA